In Anas acuta chromosome 5, bAnaAcu1.1, whole genome shotgun sequence, a single window of DNA contains:
- the E2F8 gene encoding transcription factor E2F8 codes for MGGAGPGRWARAGPRGGRRRRVPRGGGRRRLTAVSPQAERRAPGRMQAAEDGDRDKDEDKENRPAPPGTPRKQAAASPSVPAELRPGCPPLATPPKPGDGPAAEPWTPTANLKVLISAASPEIRSRERSKELSGAAGDGWQPPCCTQEHLSCDEYEKLQPSRKEKSLGLLCHKFLARYPDYPSTAENTYICLDEVAEELNVERRRIYDIVNVLESLHMVRRLAKNRYAWHGRHNLTKTLQTLKKVGEENKYTQQIQMIKKREYEHEFDLDGERNEEMQRSFVSNENSEMCFVELPGMEFRAASVNSRKDKSLRVMSQKFVMLFLVSTPQIVSLEVAAKILIGEDQLEDLDKSKFKTKIRRLYDIANVLSSLELIKKVHVTEERGRKPAFKWTGPEVLPSIQDAKLETTSATSIPHVSEHIASREQCSKNLFPSSVKQNFTRHPSLMKLVKSIENDRRKIQSAPASPVKISTTGTDQNLSAYTSKMSQLAAIAQHQLEGPSKKAKGMKMKLPRSTLENNLSSPEVAPKPETHTAAPSQKSVLTQPLGVLSPSHSSVSPVILPQTHSGVSYAIYLHPSQAHTVTTYSPSFTLQPLPCANVTGIKSINSKVLNEITTKEVDNHIAADDPPKSLTSMQSESSSQRCLKRPQALQENNLIKKYRSDEESLDTSVGESVKNERPPSSGSQMNHETDNFQEEKQNESETLDLSVASCSDQCKRADAPEDDTRTKPKQDIPVAFAIPAHENFFPSGYLIPLTHCTHHGNKASLSNKEKAGICSLQHSSFSSPPAGVIPVTASELKAVNIPAFHITSLNIMLSPTSIAAAAPVLSNSCLTSSNTSSAQNPNSSVLNFTLQHVGLIPAGMQVPANPVLQHVPISPKAENSNHSSENTNLKEEKPSVPKEPEEPQTTTEMFFRTPGGPNTVSTLSANSDGTDRTSQGTLYIPQRKLEVSED; via the exons atgggcggggcggggccgggccgttGGGCGCGGGCCGGGCCCAGAGGCGGGAGGCGCCGCCGGgtgccgcgggggggggggcgccgccGCCTCACGGCCGTGTCCCCGCAGGCCGAGCGCCGCGCCCCCGGCAGgatgcaggcggccgaggacggggacagggacaaggacGAGGACAAG GAGAAccggcccgccccgcccggcaCCCCGCGGAAGCAGGCGGCCGCCTCGCCCTCCGTGCCGGCCGAGCTGCGGCCCGGCTGCCCGCCGCTCGCCACCCCGCCGAAGCCCGGGGACGGGCCGGCCGCGGAGCCCTGGACGCCCACCGCCAACCTGAAGGTGCTGATCAGCGCCGCCAGCCCCGAGATCCGCAGCCGGGAGCGCAGCAAGGAGCTGTCAGGCGCCGCGGGGGACGGCTGGCAGCCCCCGTGCTGCACGCAG GAGCACTTGTCTTGTGACGAATATGAAAAATTGCAACCAAGCCGCAAGGAGAAAAGCCTAGGGTTACTGTGTCATAAATTCCTAGCCCGATATCCTGATTaccccagcactgcagagaacaCTTACATTTGCCTTGATGAAGTAGCGGAAGAGCTCA atGTTGAACGTAGACGAATATATGATATCGTGAATGTGCTAGAGAGCCTACACATGGTGAGACGCCTTGCCAAAAACAGATACGCCTGGCATGGGCGACATAATCTCACCAAAACCTTGCAGACCTTGAAAAAAGTTGGAGAAGAGAACAAATACACACAACAAATTCAGATGATCAAGAAAAGAGAGTATGAGCATGAATTTGATTTAGATGGTGAAAGAAACGAAGAAATGCAGAGGTCTTTTGTCTCAAACGAgaattcagaaatgtgttttgtcgAGCTCCCAGGAATGGAATTTCGTGCTG CATCAGTAAATAGCAGGAAAGACAAGTCTTTACGAGTGATGAGTCAGAAATTTGTGATGCTGTTTCTTGTATCAACTCCTCAAATAGTAAGCCTTGAAGTTGCTGCTAAAATCTTGATTGGAGAAGATCAGTTAGAAGACTTAGATAAAAGCAAGTTCAAAA ccaAAATTAGAAGACTTTATGACATAGCAAACGTTCTCAGTAGCCTTGAGCTTATCAAGAAAGTTCACGTTACAGAGGAGAGAGGTAGGAAACCAGCATTCAAATGGACGGGACCTGAGGTCTTGCCAAGTATTCAGG aCGCAAAACTTGAAACAACTTCTGCGACCTCCATTCCACATGTTTCAGAACACATTGCTTCCAGAGAGCAGTGTTCAAAAAATCTCTTTCCGTCAAGCGTCAAGCAGAACTTCACTCGGCATCCGTCCCTAATGAAGTTGGTTAAAAGTATAGAAAATGATAGAAGGAAGATCCAATCTGCTCCAGCCAGTCCAGTTAAAATAAGCACAA CAGGTACTGATCAAAATTTATCAGCTTACACAAGTAAAATGTCTCAGCTTGCAGCGATCGCTCAACATCAGCTGGAAGGACCATCAAA gaaagcaaaagggatgaaaatgaaattgccAAGATCCACTTTGGAAAATAATCTGTCCTCACCTGAGGTAGCCCCCAAGCCTGAAACTCACACTGCAGCACCCTCTCAGAAGTCAGTCCTCACTCAGCCACTAGGTGTCTTATCTCCGAGCCACAGTTCAGTATCACCAGTAATACTACCTCAGACTCATTCTGGCGTTTCATATGCAATATATCTGCATCCTTCCCAAGCCCACACTGTGACAACATACAGCCCAAGTTTCACGTTACAGCCTCTACCATGTGCTAATGTGACAGGAATTAAGAGTATTAATTCAAAAGTCTTAAATGAAATAACCACCAAGGAAGTGGACAATCACATAGCTGCAGATGATCCACCAAAGTCCTTGACATCTATGCAATCTGAATCTTCATCACAGAGGTGCCTTAAAAGACCACAAGCATTACAAGAGaataatttgattaaaaagtATAGAAGTGATGAGGAAAGCCTTGATACTTCTGTG ggagagTCCGTTAAAAATGAAAGACCACCTTCCAGTGGCTCACAAATGAATCATGAAACGGACAATTTccaggaagagaaacagaacGAATCTGAAACATTAGACCTAAGTGTGGCAAGTTGCTCTGACCAGTGTAAAAGAGCAGATGCTCCAGAAGATGACACCAGAACCAAACCTAAACAAGACATTCCTGTGGCATTTGCCATTCCTGCTCATGAG aacttttttccATCTGGCTACCTTATTCCTCTAACTCACTGCACCCACCATGGCAATAAAGCAAGCCTTTCTAATAAAGAGAAAGCTGGGATATGTTCGTTACAGCACAGTTCCTTCAGCTCACCCCCTGCTG gtgTCATTCCAGTGACAGCATCTGAACTGAAAGCAGTTAACATTCCTGCTTTTCACATAACATCCCTGAATATAATGCTGTCACCAACTTCtatagctgctgctgcacctgtACTAAGCAACTCCTGTCTCACTTCAAGCAACACCAGTTCTGCCCAAAATCCAAATTCTTCAGTTCTGAACTTTACACTGCAACATGTAGGACTAATACCTGCTGGTATGCAAGTTCCTGCAAATCCTGTTCTTCAGCATGTACCAATCTctccaaaagcagaaaatagtaACCACAGCTCAGAAAACACGaatttaaaagaggaaaag CCTAGTGTTCCAAAGGAACCCGAAGAGCCCCAGAcaacaacagaaatgtttttccgCACACCAGGAGGGCCAAACACAGTATCTACACTGTCTGCAAACTCAGATGGTACTGACAGAACCTCTCAAGGAACCCTATATATTCCTCAACGAAAACTTGAAGTGTCAGAAGACTAG